Part of the Jatrophihabitans sp. genome, CTCGGCCGGCTCGGTGCGGTCCCAGTAGTAGTCCAGGCCGGTCTCGCCGACCGCCACCACCTTCGGGTGGCGCAGCAGCTCGGCCAGCGCGCCGTAGTGCGCCTCGGTCAGGCCGCCCACCTCGGTCGGATGGACGGCCAGCGCGGCGTAGACGTCAGGGTGCGCGGTGGACTCCAGCGCCGAAGCCCACTCACCGACCTCGCAGCCGACGTTCACCACCCGGGTGACGCCGACCGCCGCGGCCTCGGCCAGCACAGCCGCGGTGAACTCGGGGCCCGCCGGCTCGCCGCGGCGCGAGCGCCCGGACCGGGCCGACATCGCGTCGAGGTGGCAGTGCGAGTCGAAGACCGTGCCGGCCAGCGGCGGCGGAGCCGGTGGCGCGGTCATGACTCGGCGAGCCGGGCCAGCTCCTCGTCCACCACCGAGGGGTCGAGCTTGGTGATGATCGGGGTCGGCGCCGCCAGCGGCCGACCCACCGCGATCGGCTGGGACACCCAGCGGGCCTGGGTCTGGTAGTCCCCGGTCAGCACCCAGTAGGACGGCGAGCCGGCCGCGGTGGGCTCGTCGACCTCCACCAGGTCGGGCATCGCCGCCCAGCTGCCGGTTCCGCCGAGGGCCTGGTGCACCTTCTGCGACGAGGTCGGCAGGAACGGCGTGATCAGCGTCTTGACGTCGTCGACCACCTGCAGGGTGGTGTGCAGCACCGAGGCCATCCGCTCGGGATTCTCGTTCTTCAGCTTCCACGGCGCGGTGTCGGACAGGTACTTGTTCGCCTCGCCGACCAGCTTCATCACCTCGCCCAGCGCGGCCTTCTGCCGGTTCTTCTCGATCAGCGCCCCGACCGTGGCGAAGGCGGCCGAGGACGAGGTGAGCAGGGTCCGGTCGGCGTCGGTCAGCTGGCCGGCGGCCGGGATCGCGCCGAGGTTCTTGGCGGTCATCGAGATCGTCCGGTTGACCAGGTTGCCCCAGCCGGCCACCAGCTCGTCGTTGTTGCGCCGGACGAACTCCGCCCAGGTGAAGTCGGTGTCCTGGTTCTCCGGGCCGGCGCTGGTCAGGTAGTAGCGCAGCGCGTCGGCGTCATAGCGGGAGAGCATGTCACCGACGTAGATGACGACGTTGCGCGAGGAGGAGAACTTCTTGCCCTCCATGGTGAGGAACTCCGAGGACACCACGTCGAAGGGCCGGTTCAGCGCCCCGAGCTGGCCCGGCTTGGCGCCGTTGGGCGCCCGGTCGCTGATTCCGGAGTAGCCGAACAGCATCGCCGGCCAGATCTCGGCGTGAAAGACGATGTTGTCCTTGCCCATGAAGTAGTAGGCCCGCGCGTTCTCCTCCTGCCACCAGGCCCGCCAGGCCTCGGGGTCACCGGAGCGGGCCGCCCACTCGATCGAGGCCGACAGGTAGCCGATGACCGCGTCGAACCAGACGTAGATCCGCTTGTCACCGCGGTCGCGCCAGCCTTCCAGCGGCACCGGGATGCCCCAGTCCAGGTCGCGGGTGATGGCTCGCGGCTTGAGATCGTCGAGCAGGTTCAGCGCGAACTTCTGCACGTTGGGCCGCCAGTGCGACTGGCCGCGCAGCCATTGCGAGATGACGTCGGCGAAGGCCGGCAGGTCGAGGAAGAACTGCTCGGTGTCGACGAACTTCGGCGTCTCGCCGTTGATCTTGGAACGGGGGTTGATCAGGTCCGCCGGGTCCAGCTGGTTGCCGCAGTTGTCGCACTGGTCACCGCGCGCGTTGGGGTACCCGCAGATCGGGCAGGTGCCCTCGATGTAGCGGTCGGGCAGCGTCCGGCCGGTGGACGGGCTGATCGCGCCGAGCTCGGTGCGGGCGAAGATGTAGCCGTTGTCGAGCAGGCCCAGGAACAGCGCCTGGGTCACCTCGTAGTGATTGGTCGTGGTGGTGCGGGTGAACAGGTCATAGGAAAGGCCCAGCTGCTGCAGGTCCTTGGCGATCACCAGGCTGTTGCGGTCGGCGAGCTCGCGCGGCGAGACGCCCTCACGCTCGGCCTGCACCTGGATCGGCGTGCCGTGCTCGTCGGTTCCCGACACCATCAGGACGTTGTTGCCGGCCATCCGGTGGTAGCGGCTGAAGACGTCGGACGGAACGCCGAAGCCGGCGACGTGGCCGATGTGCCGCGGGCCGTTGGCGTAGGGCCAGGCCACGGCGGTCAGGATGTTGACGGGCCCGCCGCGATGCTCGCTCACGTTGCTAATCGGTTCGCTCCTCGCTGCGCTGCTCGGTTCTCTCACCCTCCAGCCTAGTGAGAGGCCTCAATCCAGAAACGGGCCGCCGAGCGCGGCAGCCGCACAGTCAGCTCCCCCGTTTGGCCGAGACCACCGCGTCGAACACCAGCCGCTTGGCCACCCCGGCTGTCGCGGCCACCTCGGCGATCGCCTCCTTGCGGCTTTGACCGGCCTGCTCCCGGACGCTGACCAGCTCGGCGAGCTCGGCCGCCTCGGGCTGCGCGGAGGAGGCCGGCTCACCTGCGACCACCAGCGTGATCTCGCCCCGGACGTCACCGGCCGCCCAGTCGGCAAGCTCGGCCAGCGTGCCCCGGACCACCTGCTCGTAGGTCTTGGTCAGTTCCCGGCAGAGCGCGGCCGGGCGGCCAGGGCCCAGCGCCCCGGCCAGGTCGGCCAGTGACTCGGCGATCCGGTGCGGGGACTCGAAGAACACCATGGTGCGGCGTTCACCGGCCAGCTCGGCCAGCAACCGCCGCCGGCTGCCGGACTTGCGCGGCAGGAAGCCCTCGAAGCAGAACCGGTCGACCGGCAGCCCCGAGACCGCGATCGCGGTGGTGACGGCCGAGGGGCCGGGCAGCGCGGTCACCACCAGGCCGGCCTCGATCGCGGCCGCGACCAGCCGGTAGCCGGGGTCAGACACCGACGGCATGCCGGCGTCGGTCACCACCAGGACGTCCTGGCCGTCCTG contains:
- the metG gene encoding methionine--tRNA ligase: MSEHRGGPVNILTAVAWPYANGPRHIGHVAGFGVPSDVFSRYHRMAGNNVLMVSGTDEHGTPIQVQAEREGVSPRELADRNSLVIAKDLQQLGLSYDLFTRTTTTNHYEVTQALFLGLLDNGYIFARTELGAISPSTGRTLPDRYIEGTCPICGYPNARGDQCDNCGNQLDPADLINPRSKINGETPKFVDTEQFFLDLPAFADVISQWLRGQSHWRPNVQKFALNLLDDLKPRAITRDLDWGIPVPLEGWRDRGDKRIYVWFDAVIGYLSASIEWAARSGDPEAWRAWWQEENARAYYFMGKDNIVFHAEIWPAMLFGYSGISDRAPNGAKPGQLGALNRPFDVVSSEFLTMEGKKFSSSRNVVIYVGDMLSRYDADALRYYLTSAGPENQDTDFTWAEFVRRNNDELVAGWGNLVNRTISMTAKNLGAIPAAGQLTDADRTLLTSSSAAFATVGALIEKNRQKAALGEVMKLVGEANKYLSDTAPWKLKNENPERMASVLHTTLQVVDDVKTLITPFLPTSSQKVHQALGGTGSWAAMPDLVEVDEPTAAGSPSYWVLTGDYQTQARWVSQPIAVGRPLAAPTPIITKLDPSVVDEELARLAES
- the rsmI gene encoding 16S rRNA (cytidine(1402)-2'-O)-methyltransferase, which encodes MTARQPAERQPAGRLVLAGAPLGRATDASAGLARALATAPVIAAEDTRRLHRLASDLGVSVSGRVLSFFEGNEQARVPQLISALQDGQDVLVVTDAGMPSVSDPGYRLVAAAIEAGLVVTALPGPSAVTTAIAVSGLPVDRFCFEGFLPRKSGSRRRLLAELAGERRTMVFFESPHRIAESLADLAGALGPGRPAALCRELTKTYEQVVRGTLAELADWAAGDVRGEITLVVAGEPASSAQPEAAELAELVSVREQAGQSRKEAIAEVAATAGVAKRLVFDAVVSAKRGS